The following proteins come from a genomic window of Trinickia caryophylli:
- a CDS encoding anti-sigma factor family protein, giving the protein MNAFSPSEDDLHAYVDNQLGNERRRQVELYLSAHPEAAALVAQLTREKQSLRAALDGIPAGATPAQLDPAYIRRSLRARANRRLAMAASFVLCMSLSVVGGWQLRDMSMRARYLPMADAAEAYRIFATGDTAMQMVDLKTADVTQLQTWLDRRFVQSEPVPNFEMFGFRPVGARLMASEQGTAAMVLYRNASGQAIVYYMRPPGNLFHFDKGERKDGELLTQYWRRGKYFYAVVSPAGQAALAPIQRAMNPLRG; this is encoded by the coding sequence ATGAACGCGTTTTCCCCATCCGAAGATGACCTGCACGCATATGTCGACAATCAGCTCGGCAATGAACGCCGACGGCAAGTCGAGCTATATCTGTCGGCCCACCCTGAAGCCGCCGCGCTCGTAGCCCAGCTCACGCGAGAAAAGCAGAGTCTGCGCGCGGCGCTCGACGGCATTCCCGCCGGCGCCACACCCGCACAACTCGATCCGGCCTACATTCGCCGATCGTTGCGGGCACGTGCGAACCGCAGGCTCGCGATGGCTGCCTCGTTCGTGCTGTGCATGAGCCTGAGCGTCGTCGGCGGATGGCAGTTGCGTGATATGTCGATGCGTGCCCGGTATCTGCCGATGGCCGACGCGGCCGAAGCCTACCGCATCTTCGCGACCGGTGACACGGCAATGCAGATGGTCGATCTCAAGACGGCCGACGTCACGCAGTTGCAGACTTGGCTCGACCGGCGCTTCGTACAATCGGAGCCGGTGCCCAACTTCGAGATGTTCGGATTCCGGCCCGTGGGCGCGAGGCTGATGGCGAGCGAACAGGGAACGGCAGCAATGGTGCTCTACCGCAACGCGAGCGGACAAGCGATCGTCTATTACATGCGGCCGCCCGGCAATCTCTTTCATTTCGACAAGGGCGAGCGCAAGGATGGCGAACTGCTCACGCAGTATTGGCGCCGCGGCAAGTACTTCTATGCCGTGGTCAGCCCGGCCGGCCAGGCCGCGCTCGCACCGATACAGCGTGCGATGAATCCGCTGCGTGGATAA
- a CDS encoding sigma-70 family RNA polymerase sigma factor, whose protein sequence is MSSDLTDEALRELLPRLRRFALFLTRNQPSADDLVQACLERALSRIGTRRTDGDLRAWLFSILYRLFLNDRRRAKRYAWMLGFLGREEEPLAQSTEEIVAARAALRGFHRLKPEQRALMLLVTVEGLSYQEAAEALDVPIGTIMSRLSRARKALRELAEGRVAPPSLRVLK, encoded by the coding sequence ATGAGCAGCGATCTTACCGACGAAGCGCTGCGCGAGCTGTTGCCGCGCCTGCGGCGCTTCGCGCTTTTTCTCACGCGCAACCAGCCGAGCGCCGACGACCTCGTACAGGCCTGCCTCGAGCGCGCGCTCTCGCGCATCGGGACACGCCGGACCGATGGCGACTTGCGTGCGTGGCTCTTTTCGATCCTTTACCGGCTCTTCCTCAACGATCGGCGGCGCGCCAAGCGCTATGCATGGATGCTCGGTTTTCTCGGCCGCGAAGAAGAGCCGCTCGCGCAATCGACGGAAGAAATCGTGGCTGCACGTGCCGCGCTGCGCGGCTTCCACCGGTTGAAGCCCGAGCAGCGCGCGCTGATGTTGCTCGTGACGGTGGAAGGGCTCAGTTACCAGGAAGCGGCCGAGGCACTCGATGTACCTATCGGGACGATCATGTCGCGTCTGTCCCGTGCGCGCAAAGCGCTGCGCGAGCTGGCCGAGGGCCGGGTCGCGCCTCCTTCACTGCGAGTCTTGAAATGA
- a CDS encoding hemolysin family protein, producing the protein MAGSFLLTVVALLLVLLNGFFVAAEFGLVKLRATRVKAIAKVHGWRGRTLLEVHRNLDAYLSACQLGITLASLGLGWVGEPAFADLLAPLLGYVGIASSDAVHFIAFVAAFVVVSYLHIVVGELAPKSIAIRLTEKIGLWTAAPLYIFYWVMYPAIWVLNHSSNWVLRRVGLETANGHDSQYSADELKLILRSSRADADFTKDEWHALAQALDFRDLEVADLMRPFNEAVALLATDSVERNLERMAQHRYSRYPYLDEKGCVRGVIHLKDVFLAVRKGEMPASLDSLARQAVTVPPELSVIALFRRLRQGAPHFAVVTSREGRPLGFVTLDNLLGALVGEIRDEFRQAENDWMKLDDGSLLGKGSLPIFTLERALGIDIEESGVDSVGGLILQRLGDLPKEGQRIAFANFDAVVKKMTGPRISLIRVYPKQDVPAH; encoded by the coding sequence ATGGCAGGAAGCTTTCTCTTGACCGTCGTCGCACTGCTGCTGGTGCTGCTCAACGGGTTCTTTGTCGCCGCCGAATTCGGGCTCGTCAAACTGCGGGCAACACGTGTAAAAGCCATCGCCAAAGTACACGGATGGCGCGGGCGCACCCTGCTCGAGGTGCATCGAAATCTCGACGCCTATCTTTCCGCCTGCCAGCTCGGCATTACGCTCGCCTCGCTCGGGCTGGGATGGGTAGGCGAGCCCGCGTTTGCGGATCTGCTTGCACCGTTGCTCGGCTACGTTGGAATCGCGAGCAGCGATGCCGTGCACTTCATCGCATTCGTGGCAGCCTTCGTCGTCGTCTCGTATCTGCACATCGTCGTGGGCGAACTTGCGCCGAAATCGATCGCCATCCGCCTGACAGAGAAAATCGGCCTGTGGACGGCGGCGCCGCTCTACATCTTCTATTGGGTCATGTATCCGGCCATCTGGGTCCTCAATCACAGTTCGAACTGGGTGCTGCGGCGTGTCGGGCTGGAGACGGCGAACGGACATGACAGTCAGTACTCCGCCGACGAATTGAAACTGATCCTGCGCAGCTCGAGAGCCGATGCCGATTTCACGAAGGACGAGTGGCACGCACTCGCACAAGCGCTCGATTTTCGCGATCTCGAAGTGGCGGACTTGATGCGCCCGTTCAACGAGGCCGTTGCGCTGTTGGCCACCGACTCGGTCGAACGCAACCTCGAGCGCATGGCTCAGCATCGCTATAGTCGTTATCCGTATCTCGACGAAAAAGGATGCGTACGCGGCGTGATTCATTTGAAGGACGTGTTTCTTGCCGTGCGCAAGGGCGAAATGCCGGCGAGCCTCGATTCGCTTGCCCGGCAGGCGGTGACGGTGCCGCCCGAGTTGTCCGTCATTGCGCTGTTCAGGCGCCTGCGCCAGGGCGCGCCTCACTTCGCCGTCGTGACGTCGCGCGAAGGGCGGCCGCTCGGCTTCGTCACACTCGACAATCTGCTCGGTGCGCTGGTGGGCGAAATACGCGACGAATTCCGGCAAGCGGAAAACGATTGGATGAAGCTCGACGACGGCTCGCTGCTCGGCAAAGGCAGCTTGCCCATATTCACGCTTGAGCGCGCACTCGGAATCGACATCGAGGAAAGCGGTGTCGATTCGGTTGGCGGGCTCATTCTGCAACGTCTCGGCGATTTGCCGAAAGAGGGGCAGCGCATTGCGTTCGCGAACTTCGATGCGGTCGTCAAGAAGATGACCGGGCCTCGGATTTCGCTGATTCGCGTTTATCCGAAGCAAGACGTGCCCGCGCACTGA
- a CDS encoding RcnB family protein: MKTSRWILAALVATGMLGASLASAQPPGDMPGQGPHGKGQGHGNPHKQGGPHGGPGPDAGPGPGPGASAYAPGHWRKGDRLPPEYRDRQYVVDDWRGYHLAPPPRGYQWVGIGGDYLMVQIGTGIVLRVGP, from the coding sequence ATGAAAACGTCACGCTGGATTCTCGCGGCGCTCGTCGCCACCGGCATGCTCGGCGCATCGCTCGCCAGCGCCCAGCCTCCCGGCGATATGCCCGGCCAAGGTCCGCACGGCAAGGGCCAAGGTCATGGCAACCCGCACAAGCAAGGCGGCCCGCACGGCGGCCCAGGCCCCGACGCCGGCCCTGGCCCTGGCCCTGGCGCATCCGCTTACGCACCCGGCCACTGGCGCAAGGGCGATCGGCTGCCGCCCGAGTATCGCGATCGTCAGTACGTGGTGGACGACTGGCGCGGCTACCATCTCGCCCCGCCGCCGCGCGGCTATCAGTGGGTTGGCATCGGCGGCGACTACCTGATGGTCCAGATCGGTACCGGCATCGTACTGCGCGTCGGTCCGTAA
- a CDS encoding TetR/AcrR family transcriptional regulator, with protein sequence MDNATRSERSRTAAIQAALKIIARDGPGKLTFDAIARESGMSKGGLMHQFRTKQEVLKALLEHQTEHFERFSRDYEATLDTSVAEPMLMAQIATAREATDQPQSVALALVAAFVEDPTLLAARRDNNAGKLKQLKAQAEDPELAMLRWAAATGLMLSELFGLSPFSAKERNRLFDRLLDDGQWTPTAAKDRANGKANGKTNGKATVARARSKAATSIGRR encoded by the coding sequence ATGGACAATGCCACGCGTTCGGAACGCTCCCGCACGGCCGCCATTCAGGCTGCGCTGAAGATCATCGCCCGGGACGGCCCCGGCAAACTCACGTTCGATGCAATCGCTCGCGAGAGCGGCATGAGCAAAGGCGGCCTCATGCATCAATTCCGCACGAAGCAGGAAGTGCTGAAAGCCTTGCTCGAACACCAGACCGAGCATTTCGAACGTTTTTCGCGCGATTACGAAGCGACGCTCGACACATCCGTGGCGGAGCCGATGCTGATGGCGCAAATCGCGACCGCGCGCGAGGCAACCGATCAGCCGCAGTCGGTTGCGCTCGCGCTGGTGGCAGCCTTCGTCGAGGATCCGACGCTGCTTGCGGCGCGGCGCGACAACAACGCGGGCAAGCTCAAGCAGCTCAAGGCCCAGGCGGAGGACCCCGAACTCGCCATGCTGCGCTGGGCGGCGGCAACCGGGCTGATGCTGTCGGAACTGTTCGGCCTGAGCCCGTTTTCGGCAAAAGAGCGCAACCGCCTGTTCGATCGCCTGCTCGACGATGGCCAATGGACGCCCACCGCCGCCAAGGACCGTGCGAACGGCAAGGCAAACGGCAAAACGAACGGTAAGGCCACCGTCGCAAGAGCGCGATCGAAAGCAGCGACGAGTATCGGCAGACGTTGA
- a CDS encoding DUF3313 domain-containing protein: MVAAAVAAGLTACASVQPVAYSGIASSSYLKADPRDKSGRSPYSYSTQADWRQYRQMMIEPVVVYRGSDNQFGNTSAEDREALAQYMQATFAKKLQTRFQIVDRPGPGTLRLKLTLTGAAKTTPVVGTLLHLDIAGNVYNGVQAMRGREGAMTGAVFYSVEIYDASTNKLLNAYVAKQYPNAMNIGASFGGLSASKTGIDKGADALLAQLQ, translated from the coding sequence ATGGTCGCGGCCGCCGTCGCCGCGGGATTGACGGCGTGCGCGAGCGTGCAGCCGGTCGCCTACTCGGGCATTGCTTCCTCGTCTTATCTGAAGGCGGACCCGCGGGACAAGTCGGGGCGCAGCCCCTACAGCTATTCGACGCAAGCAGATTGGCGCCAATACCGGCAGATGATGATCGAACCGGTGGTCGTGTACCGAGGCAGCGACAATCAATTCGGCAACACGAGCGCGGAGGACCGGGAGGCGCTCGCGCAATACATGCAGGCCACGTTTGCGAAGAAGCTGCAAACGCGGTTCCAGATCGTCGATCGTCCGGGGCCCGGCACGCTGCGGCTCAAGCTGACTCTCACGGGCGCGGCGAAAACGACGCCGGTCGTGGGTACGCTGCTGCATTTGGACATTGCGGGCAACGTCTATAACGGCGTGCAAGCGATGCGCGGGCGCGAAGGCGCGATGACGGGCGCCGTGTTCTATTCCGTCGAAATCTACGATGCGTCGACGAACAAGCTGCTCAACGCTTATGTCGCGAAGCAGTATCCGAACGCGATGAATATCGGTGCGAGTTTTGGCGGTCTGAGCGCCTCGAAGACGGGCATCGACAAGGGGGCCGACGCGTTGCTGGCACAGCTCCAGTAG
- a CDS encoding PqiB family protein: MKRPSFVWLVPLGAAAVCTVLGIVALAGRGPSVTVSFATAEGIEPGKTKIRYKDVDIGTVDAVRLAPGRARVLVDIDFARSARDFAVDGSRFWVVRPRVGASGITGLDTVLSGAYIGVDRGRSTERRTSFTGLETPPAVMNDENGRRFELYGESLGSVAIGSPIYYRRAAVGRVVGYRLAKNGAGVAIDVFVEAPYDGYVRAGTRWWHASGIGVRLDSSGMTLDTQSVAAVLTGGLAFGSPAGQAATGPVENGARFPLAEDVAAAMRAPDGPEASVVMRFDQSVRGLQVGAAVDFRGVELGHVTAIGIEYDPRRGQFTMPVTMALFPDRLGARYRQAIPRGDTAAGKALLRRLVARGLRGQLRTGNVLTNQRYIALDVFPDAPRAEVDMRRTPLELPTVPNTLEELQMQLASIARKLDRVPFDEIGSRLSETLSTANHLFAQLDTELAPQARDTLAAAREAFGSAQATLQQDSPLQSDMHRALVQLTRTLQTLDELADYLQRHPEALVRGKAED; the protein is encoded by the coding sequence GTGAAGCGGCCATCGTTCGTCTGGCTCGTGCCGCTCGGTGCGGCCGCCGTATGTACCGTGCTCGGCATTGTCGCGCTCGCCGGCCGCGGCCCGTCCGTGACGGTCAGCTTCGCGACTGCCGAAGGCATCGAGCCCGGCAAGACGAAGATCCGGTACAAGGATGTCGATATCGGCACGGTCGATGCGGTACGGCTGGCGCCGGGTCGGGCGCGCGTGCTCGTCGATATCGATTTTGCACGCAGTGCCCGCGATTTCGCCGTCGACGGCTCGCGGTTTTGGGTTGTGCGCCCGCGCGTAGGCGCGAGCGGCATCACGGGGCTCGATACGGTCCTCTCCGGCGCATATATCGGCGTCGATCGCGGGCGCTCGACTGAGCGGCGTACGTCGTTCACCGGACTCGAAACACCGCCTGCCGTGATGAACGACGAAAATGGCCGACGCTTCGAGCTGTACGGCGAGTCGCTCGGCTCCGTTGCAATCGGTTCGCCGATCTATTACCGGCGCGCGGCGGTCGGCCGCGTGGTCGGCTACCGACTTGCGAAGAACGGGGCCGGTGTGGCCATCGATGTATTCGTCGAGGCGCCCTACGATGGCTACGTGCGCGCCGGTACGCGCTGGTGGCACGCGAGCGGCATAGGTGTGCGCCTCGATTCGAGCGGGATGACGCTCGACACGCAGTCGGTCGCCGCCGTGCTGACGGGTGGGCTCGCTTTTGGCTCACCTGCCGGGCAGGCGGCGACGGGGCCGGTCGAAAACGGCGCGCGGTTTCCCCTGGCTGAAGACGTGGCCGCCGCCATGCGTGCGCCGGACGGGCCCGAGGCATCCGTCGTCATGCGCTTCGATCAATCGGTGCGCGGGTTGCAGGTGGGGGCGGCCGTCGACTTCCGCGGAGTCGAGCTCGGCCATGTGACGGCCATCGGCATCGAGTACGACCCGAGACGCGGCCAATTTACGATGCCGGTCACGATGGCGCTTTTCCCCGACCGTCTGGGCGCGCGCTACCGTCAGGCGATTCCCCGCGGCGACACCGCAGCAGGCAAGGCATTGCTGCGCCGGCTCGTGGCACGTGGGCTGCGCGGCCAACTGCGTACCGGTAACGTGTTGACGAATCAGCGTTATATCGCGCTCGATGTCTTTCCAGACGCGCCACGCGCCGAAGTCGACATGCGTCGGACGCCGCTCGAGCTGCCGACAGTGCCGAACACGCTCGAAGAGTTGCAGATGCAACTGGCGAGCATCGCGCGAAAGCTCGATCGTGTGCCGTTCGACGAGATCGGGTCTCGGTTGAGCGAGACGTTGAGCACGGCCAATCATCTGTTCGCACAACTCGACACAGAACTCGCGCCGCAGGCGCGCGATACGCTTGCGGCGGCACGGGAGGCGTTCGGCTCGGCCCAGGCGACGCTGCAACAGGACTCCCCGTTGCAGTCCGATATGCATCGCGCCCTCGTGCAGCTTACGCGCACGCTGCAGACGCTCGACGAACTTGCCGATTATCTGCAGCGTCACCCCGAAGCGCTCGTGCGCGGCAAGGCGGAAGACTGA
- a CDS encoding NADH-ubiquinone oxidoreductase-F iron-sulfur binding region domain-containing protein has protein sequence MSELNQRLLHPDFDVGPCFERWLAAGGGEGLDAALADREAIVDTLEAAGLVGMGGAGFPTHRKWREAARQKAPMRYVVINGNEDEPGTFKDRHLLSRTPHQVIEGALIAALAIDAAKVVFYINRRLESAIASMREAIDEWLASPYTARIASALGHPVELHVAQSTGRYIGGEETAIVSWLDGGFPFPRRKPPFPAQCGVRDAPTLINNTETIANVAHILRAGAAAYRALGLGDACGTKLYSLSGDVLEPGLYELPMGTSLRDLVFSHGHGMLGGKAFKAVFTGGPSNTLLTAADLDVALDFASLRERGSRLGTGAMIVVGEGTSIVREVARYVEFFAAGSCGQCPPCKCGTFQMARLLQRIDTGAAGREAVAALESLCELLPGSGRCALIDGAVTVVESSIRTFPHEYGLSAEHLPKTLTIASERVIPKTLTHEAAARQPRTAGISMG, from the coding sequence ATGTCCGAACTGAATCAGAGACTGCTGCACCCCGATTTCGACGTCGGCCCATGCTTCGAACGGTGGCTGGCCGCCGGCGGCGGCGAGGGCCTCGATGCCGCCCTGGCCGATCGCGAAGCGATCGTGGACACGCTGGAGGCAGCGGGGCTCGTGGGCATGGGCGGCGCGGGCTTTCCGACACACCGGAAATGGCGCGAGGCCGCCAGGCAGAAAGCGCCGATGCGTTATGTCGTGATCAACGGCAATGAAGACGAGCCGGGCACGTTCAAGGACCGCCACTTGTTGTCGCGCACGCCGCATCAGGTCATCGAAGGGGCATTGATCGCCGCGCTCGCCATCGATGCGGCGAAGGTCGTCTTTTACATCAATCGCCGCCTCGAAAGCGCCATTGCCTCGATGCGCGAGGCCATCGACGAATGGCTTGCCAGCCCGTATACGGCGCGCATCGCATCCGCGCTCGGCCACCCGGTGGAACTGCACGTCGCGCAAAGCACGGGCCGTTACATCGGCGGCGAGGAAACGGCCATCGTCTCCTGGCTTGACGGCGGCTTTCCGTTCCCGCGCCGCAAGCCGCCGTTTCCGGCGCAATGCGGCGTGCGCGATGCACCAACGCTGATCAACAACACCGAGACGATCGCCAACGTTGCCCATATTCTTCGCGCAGGGGCCGCGGCCTATCGCGCGCTCGGCCTGGGCGACGCCTGCGGCACCAAGCTGTACTCGCTGTCGGGCGACGTGCTCGAGCCGGGACTTTACGAACTGCCGATGGGCACCAGCCTGCGCGATCTCGTGTTCTCCCATGGTCACGGCATGCTCGGCGGCAAGGCATTCAAGGCGGTGTTCACGGGCGGGCCGTCGAATACGCTGCTGACCGCGGCCGACCTCGATGTCGCGCTCGATTTCGCCTCGCTGCGCGAGCGTGGCTCGCGTCTCGGCACGGGGGCGATGATCGTTGTCGGCGAGGGAACGAGCATCGTTAGGGAAGTGGCGCGCTACGTCGAATTTTTTGCGGCCGGCTCTTGTGGGCAATGCCCGCCGTGCAAGTGCGGCACCTTCCAGATGGCGCGTCTGCTGCAGCGGATCGATACCGGCGCGGCTGGACGAGAAGCCGTCGCCGCACTCGAAAGCCTTTGTGAGTTGCTACCCGGGTCGGGCCGATGCGCACTGATCGACGGCGCCGTCACGGTGGTCGAAAGCTCGATCCGAACGTTTCCGCACGAGTATGGCCTGAGCGCCGAACATCTCCCGAAAACACTCACTATAGCCAGCGAGCGCGTGATCCCGAAAACGCTCACCCATGAAGCGGCCGCTCGTCAGCCGCGGACGGCCGGCATCAGCATGGGGTAG
- a CDS encoding FAD-dependent oxidoreductase has product MKHAIPYGTARSRLRPGTAVPYRRQPGDGTSLLAAYHPDYRPGARMALSVGANAGAPCHPLLAKLLEADALIDEVDLAGLPMAYTDVLVIGGGGAGAAAAIEAAAAGADVTLAAKLRIGDSNTVMAEGGIQAAIGEEDSLRQHADDTLHAGHDAADPALVSQLAADGPEAIRWLIALGVAFDLDKDGVRLMRKRAGGTTVPRVLCHRDFTGLEIMRVLREAVELDRRIAVLNRSPAVELLTDENGECAGAVLYDLEQGTLRPMLARSVVLATGGCGRLHLEGFATSNHYGATGDGLVLAYRAGARLTDIDSFQYHPTGLAWPRHLAGGLVSEAARSAGARLVNGLGERFVDELAPRDVVAAAIMRECAEGRGIEQDGSVGVFLDTPDLLARQPELLRKQLVSLAHLAARCGIAPDEEPLLVYPTLHYQNGGVVISPAARTDVPGLYAAGEVAGGIHGRNRLMGNALLDIVAFGRRAGANAAAYAAHRHEPAHRPGLGHLRAFRRALARAGKTPTACSPALYPEYGHFDLRRHMTAAN; this is encoded by the coding sequence ATGAAACACGCCATTCCTTACGGCACAGCCCGCTCGCGTCTGCGGCCCGGCACAGCCGTGCCGTATCGGCGCCAGCCGGGCGACGGCACGTCACTACTCGCCGCCTACCATCCCGACTACCGTCCCGGCGCACGTATGGCGCTCAGTGTCGGCGCGAACGCGGGCGCGCCCTGCCACCCGCTCCTCGCAAAGCTGCTCGAAGCGGACGCGCTGATCGACGAAGTCGATCTGGCCGGCCTGCCGATGGCGTACACCGACGTGCTCGTAATCGGCGGCGGCGGCGCGGGGGCAGCCGCCGCCATCGAAGCCGCCGCCGCTGGCGCGGACGTTACGCTGGCCGCCAAGCTGCGCATCGGCGACAGCAATACGGTAATGGCCGAAGGCGGCATTCAGGCGGCCATCGGCGAAGAAGACAGCCTGCGGCAGCATGCCGACGACACCTTGCATGCGGGCCACGACGCAGCCGATCCGGCGCTCGTCTCGCAACTCGCAGCCGATGGCCCCGAGGCGATCCGCTGGCTGATCGCGCTTGGTGTCGCATTCGACCTCGACAAGGACGGCGTGCGCCTCATGCGCAAACGAGCGGGAGGCACAACCGTGCCGCGCGTGCTGTGCCACCGTGATTTCACGGGGCTCGAAATCATGCGCGTGCTGCGCGAAGCGGTCGAACTCGATCGCCGCATCGCCGTACTGAACCGTTCGCCCGCCGTGGAGTTGCTGACCGACGAGAACGGCGAATGTGCGGGCGCGGTGCTCTACGACCTCGAGCAAGGCACGCTGCGCCCCATGCTCGCGCGGTCGGTCGTGCTGGCCACGGGAGGGTGTGGGCGCCTGCATCTCGAAGGGTTCGCCACGTCGAACCACTACGGCGCCACGGGCGACGGGCTCGTGCTGGCGTACCGGGCCGGCGCGCGGCTCACCGACATCGACAGCTTCCAATATCACCCGACCGGTCTCGCGTGGCCGCGGCATCTTGCCGGTGGGCTCGTATCCGAGGCGGCGCGCTCGGCAGGCGCGCGGCTCGTCAACGGGCTCGGGGAGCGCTTCGTCGACGAACTGGCGCCGCGCGATGTCGTCGCGGCCGCCATCATGCGCGAATGCGCCGAAGGACGCGGTATCGAGCAGGACGGATCGGTGGGCGTGTTTCTCGATACGCCCGACCTACTCGCTCGGCAGCCCGAATTGCTGCGCAAGCAGCTCGTCTCGCTCGCGCACCTCGCGGCCCGCTGCGGCATCGCCCCGGACGAAGAGCCGCTCCTCGTCTACCCGACGCTGCACTACCAAAACGGCGGCGTGGTGATCTCGCCAGCTGCGCGCACCGACGTGCCCGGGCTCTATGCGGCCGGCGAGGTAGCGGGCGGCATTCATGGCCGCAACCGGCTCATGGGCAATGCGTTGCTCGACATCGTCGCCTTCGGCAGACGCGCGGGTGCAAACGCGGCGGCCTATGCCGCGCATCGGCACGAGCCGGCGCACCGCCCGGGCCTCGGCCATCTGCGTGCGTTTCGCCGTGCGCTCGCACGCGCCGGCAAGACCCCCACGGCCTGCTCGCCCGCGCTCTATCCCGAGTACGGCCACTTCGATCTGCGCCGCCATATGACGGCAGCCAACTAG
- a CDS encoding 4Fe-4S dicluster domain-containing protein, which yields MSQQQRVTVTIDGRTLDVEPTLSVIEAAARGDALTANVGCMGQGICGACRCLVRRAGTTEVKTLLACETRVEPGMQVSFIDYFTPDKPHRYDIGRFSNGWLAHRELMDVFPEAAHCRHCGGCDRACPKGIEVQRGVGLAVAGDLPGAAAVFDACVMCNLCTLACPERIWPNHLGLAARRAHAAASLRPVDLIARLAEIASEGGEAAGQGVIRS from the coding sequence ATGTCACAGCAGCAACGCGTAACCGTCACGATCGACGGTCGTACTCTCGACGTTGAGCCGACGCTCTCCGTCATCGAAGCCGCTGCCCGCGGCGATGCGCTGACCGCGAACGTCGGTTGCATGGGCCAGGGCATATGCGGTGCGTGCCGATGCCTCGTGCGGCGCGCAGGCACAACCGAAGTCAAGACGCTGCTTGCGTGCGAAACGCGCGTCGAGCCCGGTATGCAAGTGAGCTTCATCGATTACTTCACGCCCGACAAGCCGCACCGCTATGACATCGGCCGGTTTTCGAACGGCTGGCTCGCGCACCGCGAACTCATGGACGTCTTTCCCGAAGCCGCGCACTGCCGCCATTGCGGCGGCTGCGACCGCGCATGCCCCAAGGGGATCGAGGTGCAGCGCGGCGTCGGGCTCGCGGTTGCCGGCGATCTGCCCGGCGCGGCGGCCGTCTTCGACGCATGCGTCATGTGCAATCTCTGCACGCTTGCCTGCCCCGAACGAATCTGGCCCAACCATCTCGGGCTGGCCGCACGCCGCGCCCATGCGGCGGCGTCGCTTCGCCCCGTCGATCTCATCGCCCGCCTTGCGGAAATCGCATCCGAAGGCGGCGAGGCCGCCGGCCAAGGAGTAATACGCTCATGA